One Sinorhizobium mexicanum genomic region harbors:
- the mntR gene encoding manganese-binding transcriptional regulator MntR translates to MSDQTARSEEITMPLIDPETQVESFRQTRSNRRTELVEDYVELIADLIDDNGEARQVEIAQRLGVAQPTVAKMLKRLAAEELIVQRPYRGVFLTAAGREIAERSKARHEIVVSFLLALGISPATARIDAEGIEHHVSDETLEAFGRYIRRADRKAQ, encoded by the coding sequence ATGTCCGACCAGACAGCCAGATCTGAAGAGATCACGATGCCCCTCATCGACCCGGAAACCCAGGTCGAGAGCTTCCGCCAGACCCGGAGCAACCGGCGGACGGAGCTTGTCGAGGACTATGTCGAGCTGATTGCCGACCTGATCGATGACAACGGTGAGGCAAGGCAGGTCGAGATCGCGCAGCGGCTTGGCGTTGCCCAGCCAACGGTGGCGAAAATGCTGAAGCGGCTGGCCGCCGAAGAATTGATCGTCCAGCGGCCGTACCGTGGCGTTTTCCTGACGGCCGCCGGACGGGAAATCGCCGAAAGGTCAAAGGCGCGCCACGAGATCGTCGTCTCGTTTCTCCTCGCGCTGGGCATCAGCCCAGCCACCGCCCGCATCGATGCCGAGGGCATCGAGCACCACGTCAGCGACGAAACGCTCGAAGCCTTCGGGCGCTACATCCGCCGCGCGGACCGCAAGGCGCAGTAA
- the ilvC gene encoding ketol-acid reductoisomerase, protein MRVYYDRDADLNLIKSKKVAIVGYGSQGRAHALNLKDSGAKEIRIALKPGSATAAKVEADGLSVLSVAEAAKWADLIMMATPDELQADIYKGEIADNIRDGAAIAFAHGLNVHFGLIEPKASVDVVMIAPKGPGHTVRGEYQKGGGVPCLVAVHQNASGNALDLALSYACGVGGGRSGIIETNFKEECETDLFGEQVVLCGGLVELIRAGFETLVEAGYAPEMAYFECLHEVKLIVDLIYEGGIANMNYSISNTAEWGEYVTGPRIITEETKAEMKRVLKDIQTGKFTSEWMQEYRSGAARFKGIRRVNDAHQIEEVGAKLRGMMPWIGKNKLVDKAKN, encoded by the coding sequence ATGCGCGTCTATTACGATCGTGATGCCGATCTCAACCTGATCAAGTCCAAGAAGGTCGCCATCGTCGGCTATGGCAGCCAGGGTCGCGCCCATGCGCTGAACCTCAAGGACTCGGGCGCCAAGGAAATCCGCATCGCGCTGAAGCCGGGCTCGGCAACCGCTGCCAAGGTCGAGGCCGACGGTCTTTCGGTTCTCTCGGTCGCGGAAGCCGCCAAGTGGGCCGACCTGATCATGATGGCGACGCCGGACGAGCTGCAGGCCGACATCTACAAGGGCGAGATCGCCGACAACATCCGCGACGGTGCGGCGATCGCCTTCGCGCACGGCCTCAACGTCCATTTCGGCCTGATCGAGCCGAAGGCCTCGGTCGACGTCGTCATGATCGCGCCGAAAGGCCCGGGCCACACGGTTCGCGGCGAATATCAGAAGGGCGGCGGCGTTCCCTGCCTCGTTGCCGTTCACCAGAACGCTTCCGGCAACGCGCTTGATCTCGCGCTCTCCTACGCCTGCGGCGTCGGCGGCGGCCGCTCGGGCATCATCGAAACCAACTTCAAGGAAGAGTGCGAAACCGACCTCTTCGGCGAACAGGTGGTTCTCTGCGGCGGTCTGGTCGAACTCATCCGTGCCGGTTTCGAAACGCTGGTCGAAGCTGGTTATGCTCCGGAAATGGCCTATTTCGAGTGCCTGCACGAAGTGAAGCTGATCGTCGACCTGATCTATGAAGGCGGCATCGCCAACATGAACTACTCGATCTCCAACACCGCCGAGTGGGGCGAATACGTCACCGGCCCGCGCATCATCACCGAAGAAACCAAGGCCGAGATGAAGCGGGTTCTCAAGGACATCCAGACCGGCAAGTTCACCTCGGAATGGATGCAGGAGTACCGCTCGGGTGCCGCCCGCTTCAAGGGCATCCGCCGTGTCAATGACGCTCACCAGATCGAGGAAGTCGGCGCGAAGCTGCGCGGCATGATGCCCTGGATCGGCAAGAACAAGCTGGTCGACAAGGCAAAGAACTAA
- a CDS encoding metal transporter: MNEVSRITAADQTAGPARKSRAALLWLILPMAALGLAIVWLVVTNPLQRFGNGAPPVETLTFERTILSDDGIRVLVRAGGSEPMTIAQVQVDDAYWQFTQDPPGPISRGSTAWIHLPFPWVLGEAHAINIVTNTGATFEHEIAVAVPTPAHNATSLLSQALLGVFVGFVPVTIGMMFYPALRGVGRDGMDFLLALTVGLLAFLLVDATAEAFELAGEAAAIFQGQAMVWLAAAASFLLLMAVGRRQGAPSGVALATFIALGIGLHNLGEGLAIGAAFAAGAAGLGSFLVLGFMAHNITEGIGISAPLLKKRPALWIFAALALLAGGPAVVGLWIGSLAYAPQWSALALAVGAGAILQVIVEVAAYLMRSDGRGTTALLAPATIAGLTTGVAFMYGTAMLVKV; the protein is encoded by the coding sequence ATGAACGAGGTCTCCCGCATAACGGCAGCCGACCAGACCGCCGGCCCGGCGCGCAAATCCCGTGCGGCGCTGCTGTGGCTCATTTTGCCCATGGCCGCACTTGGCCTGGCGATCGTCTGGCTTGTGGTTACCAATCCGTTGCAGCGCTTCGGCAATGGCGCCCCACCTGTCGAAACCCTGACCTTCGAGCGGACGATCCTGTCGGATGACGGTATCCGCGTCCTCGTCCGCGCCGGCGGTTCGGAGCCGATGACGATCGCCCAGGTCCAGGTCGACGACGCCTATTGGCAGTTCACGCAGGATCCGCCCGGGCCGATCAGCCGTGGGTCGACGGCCTGGATTCATTTGCCGTTCCCGTGGGTGCTGGGGGAGGCGCACGCGATCAACATCGTCACCAACACTGGGGCGACGTTCGAGCATGAAATCGCAGTCGCCGTGCCGACGCCGGCGCACAACGCCACGAGCCTTCTGTCGCAAGCGCTGCTCGGCGTCTTTGTCGGGTTCGTACCCGTGACGATCGGAATGATGTTCTATCCCGCCCTCCGTGGCGTCGGCCGTGACGGCATGGATTTCCTGCTCGCACTGACCGTCGGGCTGCTGGCGTTCCTTCTCGTCGATGCCACGGCAGAAGCGTTCGAGCTGGCGGGCGAGGCGGCGGCCATCTTCCAGGGGCAGGCGATGGTCTGGCTTGCGGCGGCCGCCAGCTTCCTTTTGCTGATGGCAGTCGGCAGACGTCAGGGCGCGCCGAGCGGGGTGGCGCTTGCAACCTTCATCGCGCTCGGCATCGGCCTCCATAATCTCGGCGAAGGGTTGGCAATCGGTGCGGCCTTCGCGGCAGGAGCGGCGGGTTTGGGCTCGTTCCTGGTGCTGGGGTTCATGGCGCACAACATCACCGAAGGCATCGGAATTTCGGCGCCGCTGCTGAAGAAGCGGCCGGCGCTCTGGATCTTTGCGGCGCTGGCCTTGCTCGCCGGAGGACCCGCCGTCGTCGGTCTCTGGATCGGCAGCCTTGCCTACGCGCCACAATGGTCGGCCCTGGCTCTGGCAGTCGGAGCGGGAGCCATACTGCAGGTCATAGTCGAGGTCGCCGCCTATCTGATGCGGTCCGACGGACGTGGGACAACGGCGCTCCTCGCGCCGGCCACGATCGCAGGGCTGACGACGGGCGTCGCCTTCATGTACGGGACGGCGATGCTCGTGAAGGTCTGA
- a CDS encoding LacI family DNA-binding transcriptional regulator produces the protein MVHREAHARRPSIHDVANSAGVSAATVSKVLQGVSTVKPENVQRVFDAVELLGYRVDPLASDLRRAKRRIIGAIVPEFESEFFGSVITQLERLAEQRGYALVAASSRESETREKEILARMHDWRVSGVVLAPVRNEHGPAAGFMKKNGMTGVLIDRVLADDSFDTVSADSVSASAEVASELVERGHRHILVLGLGEQAATVRARLDSFRERAQQLAADTRVDVILSESDVEPLRSSLRDYFAKGERPTAVYSLFLRGTLVALSEFRRRGWHCPNDISLVGFDDAEWMQVTWPAIAAVVQPVRQIAIEAMDVLFRRIEGEGGPPMARLEPCKVLMRESVGSPGSGPHSGGGKRQ, from the coding sequence ATGGTTCATCGGGAAGCGCATGCGCGGCGGCCGTCGATCCACGACGTGGCGAATAGCGCCGGCGTCTCTGCCGCGACGGTGTCGAAAGTCCTGCAAGGTGTCTCGACGGTAAAGCCCGAGAACGTTCAGCGCGTGTTCGACGCGGTGGAACTGCTCGGCTATCGCGTCGATCCGCTCGCCTCGGACCTGAGGCGCGCCAAGCGCCGCATCATCGGCGCGATCGTTCCGGAATTCGAAAGCGAGTTCTTCGGCTCCGTGATCACGCAACTGGAGCGGCTGGCCGAACAGCGCGGCTATGCGCTCGTCGCGGCGTCGAGCCGGGAGTCGGAAACGCGCGAAAAGGAAATCCTCGCCCGCATGCACGACTGGCGCGTCTCCGGCGTCGTGCTGGCGCCGGTGCGCAACGAGCACGGACCGGCGGCAGGGTTCATGAAGAAGAACGGCATGACCGGGGTGCTGATCGACCGGGTGCTTGCGGACGACTCGTTCGACACTGTTTCGGCCGACAGTGTTTCGGCGAGCGCCGAGGTGGCCAGCGAGCTCGTCGAGAGAGGCCACCGCCATATCCTGGTGCTGGGGCTTGGCGAGCAGGCGGCAACGGTGCGCGCCCGGCTGGACAGCTTTCGCGAGCGCGCGCAGCAACTCGCCGCCGATACCCGCGTCGACGTGATCCTTTCCGAAAGCGACGTCGAGCCGCTGCGGTCTTCGCTGCGAGATTATTTCGCCAAGGGCGAGCGGCCGACCGCCGTCTATTCCCTGTTCCTGAGGGGTACGCTGGTCGCGCTCAGCGAATTCCGCCGGCGCGGCTGGCATTGCCCGAACGACATTTCCCTCGTCGGCTTCGACGATGCCGAGTGGATGCAGGTGACGTGGCCGGCGATCGCGGCGGTCGTGCAGCCGGTCCGGCAGATCGCCATCGAGGCGATGGACGTGCTGTTTCGCCGGATCGAAGGGGAAGGGGGGCCGCCGATGGCGCGGCTCGAACCATGCAAGGTCTTGATGCGGGAATCCGTTGGGTCGCCAGGTAGCGGACCGCATTCCGGGGGAGGAAAACGGCAATGA
- a CDS encoding sulfite exporter TauE/SafE family protein translates to MEDFLLFAVVGFLAQLVDGALGMAYGVISSTVLLAFGVPPAQASASAHAAELFTTAASGSAHLYHRNIDWKLFRRLIPFGVGGGMLGAFVLTSFEGDQVKPFVTAYLAVVGSWLLLRSFRRIPTNPVKLRVVAPLGAIAGFLDAAGGGGWGPVATTGLLGAGGQPRYVIGTVNATEFLIALSVSLSFLATIVTGHWEQAGESHHYFTSVGGLIIGGVFAAPLAGWVVKALQEKTLLRLVGSLITLLAGYQTLELIGWL, encoded by the coding sequence ATAGAAGACTTCCTGCTGTTTGCGGTAGTCGGGTTTCTGGCCCAATTGGTCGATGGTGCTCTTGGGATGGCCTATGGGGTGATCTCTTCGACGGTGCTCCTCGCCTTTGGGGTGCCGCCGGCGCAAGCGTCAGCTTCAGCGCATGCCGCGGAATTGTTCACCACCGCCGCTTCGGGGTCGGCTCATCTTTATCATCGCAACATCGACTGGAAGCTGTTTCGGCGACTGATCCCGTTTGGTGTTGGCGGGGGTATGCTCGGTGCTTTTGTCCTTACCTCGTTTGAGGGAGATCAGGTCAAGCCATTCGTCACAGCCTATCTCGCTGTCGTTGGGAGCTGGCTGTTGTTGCGGTCGTTTCGTCGTATTCCCACCAATCCCGTGAAGCTGAGAGTTGTAGCGCCGCTCGGCGCAATCGCCGGATTTCTGGATGCGGCGGGCGGTGGCGGCTGGGGGCCTGTCGCCACCACCGGTCTGCTTGGCGCCGGTGGACAGCCGCGATACGTGATCGGAACGGTCAATGCGACCGAATTCCTGATCGCACTTTCAGTGTCGCTGAGCTTCCTCGCCACGATTGTAACCGGCCATTGGGAACAAGCCGGTGAATCCCACCATTACTTCACGTCTGTTGGCGGCCTGATCATCGGGGGTGTTTTTGCGGCGCCTCTTGCAGGATGGGTCGTCAAGGCGTTGCAAGAGAAGACGCTCCTGCGGCTCGTCGGATCCCTGATCACGCTTTTGGCCGGCTACCAGACGCTCGAGCTAATCGGATGGCTCTAG
- a CDS encoding aldo/keto reductase yields the protein MHYRTLGRTGLSVSEIGYGAWGIGNSGWRGADDEESGRALNRAIDLGLTFIDTALGYGEGHSERLVGKLLKERSETIHVATKIPPRNRVWPARPGTPVEDGFPADHVIACTETSLRNLGVDTIDVQQFHVWSDEWVGRGDWLSAVERLKRDGKIRFFGVSINDYEPENALALIESGVVDSVQVIYNVFEQTPEEKLFPACERHNVGVIVRVALDEGGLTGQIRADTFFPEGDFRANYFRGDRKAEVERRARKIVDDLAIAPDALAEMALRFVLSHPAVSTVIPGMRSVRNVERNCAIGDGRGLPAEQQERLRAHKWPRNFYRD from the coding sequence ATGCACTACAGAACACTCGGCCGTACCGGCCTCAGCGTTTCCGAAATCGGTTATGGTGCCTGGGGCATCGGCAACAGCGGCTGGCGGGGCGCCGACGACGAGGAGTCGGGCCGCGCGCTTAACCGGGCGATCGACCTCGGACTCACCTTCATCGACACGGCGCTCGGCTATGGCGAAGGCCACAGCGAAAGGCTGGTCGGCAAACTGCTCAAGGAACGCTCGGAGACGATCCACGTCGCAACCAAGATCCCGCCGAGGAACCGGGTGTGGCCGGCCCGCCCCGGCACGCCGGTCGAGGATGGGTTCCCCGCGGACCACGTCATCGCCTGCACTGAAACGAGCCTCAGGAATCTCGGCGTCGACACCATCGACGTGCAGCAGTTTCACGTCTGGTCGGACGAATGGGTCGGCCGTGGCGACTGGCTCTCGGCGGTCGAGCGCCTGAAGCGGGATGGCAAGATCCGCTTCTTCGGGGTCTCGATCAACGACTACGAGCCGGAAAACGCCCTCGCCCTCATCGAAAGCGGCGTCGTCGACAGCGTGCAGGTGATCTACAACGTCTTCGAACAGACGCCCGAGGAAAAGCTGTTTCCGGCCTGCGAGCGCCACAATGTCGGCGTGATCGTGCGGGTGGCCCTGGACGAGGGCGGCCTCACCGGCCAGATCCGCGCCGACACCTTCTTTCCGGAGGGAGACTTCAGGGCCAATTATTTCCGCGGTGACCGCAAGGCCGAGGTCGAGCGGCGCGCGCGCAAGATCGTCGATGACCTGGCGATCGCCCCCGACGCGCTCGCCGAGATGGCGCTGCGCTTCGTGCTCAGCCACCCGGCCGTTTCCACCGTCATCCCCGGCATGCGCTCGGTGCGCAATGTCGAGCGCAATTGCGCTATCGGCGACGGACGCGGCCTTCCGGCCGAGCAGCAGGAGAGACTGCGCGCGCACAAATGGCCGCGCAATTTCTATCGCGATTGA
- a CDS encoding hydroxyacid dehydrogenase: MSDNSLPLVISAPEPRTLDLIFTPPSLARLHAGYRIVETTDRDIAALPADVLAAARYIIGQPPISGELLDRMQSLRCVFNVETNLINNMPYETLFERGIHVVTTGAVFAEPVAELGLAMAINLARGIVDADLAFREGEELWGGDGNRTARLISGADVGIIGFGDLGKALNRLLSGFRTRTRVFDPWLPPSMLIEHGVEPASLDEVLSESDYVFVVASVTSENQGFLGADAFAKMREGAAFILLSRAGVVDFEALMDAVGTKHIIAASDVFPEEPLSLDHPVRTLPGFLRSAHRAGALDVAFKRMGDMVLEDMDLMDRGLPPLRCKRAERETVSRMRSKPVDRN; this comes from the coding sequence ATGTCCGACAATTCGCTGCCGCTGGTGATCAGCGCGCCGGAACCGCGTACGCTCGACCTCATTTTCACCCCGCCTTCGCTTGCCCGGCTTCATGCCGGCTACCGGATCGTCGAGACGACCGACCGGGACATTGCCGCGCTGCCGGCCGACGTTCTCGCCGCGGCCCGCTACATCATCGGCCAACCGCCGATTTCGGGCGAATTGCTTGACCGGATGCAGTCGCTGCGCTGCGTCTTCAACGTCGAGACCAACCTGATCAACAACATGCCCTACGAGACGTTGTTCGAGCGCGGCATCCACGTGGTGACGACCGGCGCGGTCTTTGCCGAGCCCGTGGCCGAGCTTGGCCTTGCCATGGCGATCAATCTCGCGCGCGGGATCGTCGATGCGGATCTCGCGTTTCGCGAAGGCGAGGAATTGTGGGGCGGCGACGGCAACCGCACGGCGCGGCTCATATCCGGCGCAGATGTCGGCATCATCGGCTTCGGCGACCTCGGCAAGGCGCTGAACCGCCTGCTGTCGGGTTTCCGTACCCGCACACGGGTCTTCGATCCGTGGCTGCCGCCATCGATGCTGATAGAACACGGGGTGGAGCCGGCCTCGTTGGACGAGGTACTCTCCGAGAGCGACTACGTCTTCGTCGTCGCTTCGGTCACCAGCGAGAACCAGGGGTTCCTCGGCGCCGACGCCTTCGCGAAGATGCGCGAAGGCGCCGCGTTCATCCTGCTCAGCCGGGCCGGCGTCGTGGATTTCGAGGCATTGATGGATGCTGTAGGCACGAAGCACATCATTGCGGCCAGCGATGTCTTTCCGGAGGAGCCGCTCAGCCTCGATCATCCCGTCCGCACGCTACCGGGCTTCCTGCGCTCGGCCCACCGCGCCGGCGCCCTCGATGTCGCCTTCAAGCGCATGGGGGACATGGTGCTCGAGGACATGGACCTGATGGACCGCGGCCTGCCGCCGCTGCGCTGCAAGCGCGCCGAACGTGAAACCGTCTCGCGCATGCGCTCGAAGCCGGTGGACAGGAACTAG
- a CDS encoding TetR/AcrR family transcriptional regulator, with protein sequence MQGVLESRGASAGSGLTERQGAVLEQALRLLVDGGEKALTTAGIARAANCSKESLYKWFGDRDGLISAMIGYQASKVRTLDVSAGALDAEGLRRHLVAFARDLLDVLAGDVSLALNRLAIGQASREGSKLGHMLQERGRRQIGRRAAALLEAGRKAGLLAFDDAEETYGALYGLVVSDWHLRMLLGEEPSEMKKGFSRRAERAVDAFLTLHGKKG encoded by the coding sequence GTGCAGGGTGTCTTGGAGAGCAGGGGGGCAAGTGCCGGAAGCGGTCTGACCGAGCGTCAGGGCGCCGTGCTCGAACAGGCGCTGAGACTGCTCGTTGACGGCGGCGAGAAGGCGCTGACGACGGCGGGCATCGCGCGGGCCGCCAATTGCTCCAAGGAAAGCCTCTATAAATGGTTCGGCGATCGTGACGGGCTGATTTCGGCGATGATCGGCTACCAGGCGAGCAAGGTCAGGACACTCGACGTTTCCGCCGGGGCGCTCGATGCGGAGGGCCTCCGCCGGCATCTCGTCGCCTTTGCCAGGGACCTTCTCGACGTGCTCGCCGGAGATGTGTCGCTGGCGCTGAACCGGCTGGCGATCGGCCAGGCGAGCCGCGAGGGGTCGAAGCTCGGGCACATGCTGCAGGAGCGCGGTCGTCGCCAGATCGGCCGGCGCGCCGCCGCGTTGCTCGAAGCCGGCCGGAAGGCGGGGCTTCTCGCCTTCGACGATGCCGAGGAGACCTATGGTGCGCTCTACGGTCTCGTCGTTTCCGACTGGCATTTGCGGATGCTGCTCGGCGAGGAGCCGAGCGAGATGAAGAAGGGTTTCAGCCGCAGGGCGGAGCGGGCGGTCGACGCCTTTCTTACGCTCCACGGCAAGAAAGGGTAG
- a CDS encoding multicopper oxidase domain-containing protein, producing MTKWGPFEITRRGLLWGGVSAAGGSVICASGSSLAQSDYSAGHSAHTAASPLLGHGSAHGAMITVGDVDEARNGFETAKLLTEWDTGTVSRLPDGRNLRTFEVEAIDREIEIAPGIMFPAWTYNGRVPGPSLRATEGDRLRIVFRNLGSHPHSMHFHGIHAARMDGVPGAGLIDPGDEFVYEFDARPFGCHLYHCHALPLKRHIQKGMYGLFVIDPDPARHPELTDIARSRLLGTPENAEWQEFAMVMNGFDTNFDNENEVYAVNTVAHAYMKRPIRIVRDRPVRIYLANIVEFDPINSFHLHGNFFDYFDQGTTLAPTLKTVDLITQCQAQRGIIEFSFKDHEPGLYMFHPHQSEFTELGWSGMFDVVEAIA from the coding sequence ATGACCAAATGGGGGCCGTTTGAAATCACCAGACGTGGACTGCTCTGGGGCGGCGTTTCGGCTGCCGGTGGGAGCGTGATCTGTGCGAGTGGATCGTCGCTCGCTCAATCAGACTATTCGGCCGGCCATTCAGCGCATACGGCCGCTTCGCCCTTGCTGGGCCATGGTTCGGCCCACGGAGCGATGATCACCGTCGGTGACGTCGATGAAGCGCGCAATGGTTTCGAGACCGCGAAGCTGCTGACGGAGTGGGATACGGGTACCGTTTCCCGGCTGCCCGACGGCCGGAACCTTCGTACATTCGAAGTGGAGGCGATCGACAGGGAAATCGAAATTGCGCCCGGGATCATGTTCCCGGCGTGGACCTATAACGGGCGCGTGCCCGGCCCCTCGCTCCGGGCGACCGAGGGTGACCGGCTACGGATCGTCTTCAGGAACCTGGGTTCGCACCCTCATTCAATGCATTTCCATGGCATTCACGCGGCGCGCATGGACGGCGTTCCCGGCGCGGGCCTGATCGATCCCGGCGACGAGTTCGTGTACGAATTCGACGCGCGGCCGTTCGGCTGCCATCTCTACCACTGCCATGCGCTTCCGCTGAAGCGGCACATCCAGAAGGGCATGTACGGCCTTTTCGTCATCGACCCCGATCCCGCCAGGCATCCAGAGCTCACCGACATTGCCCGTTCCCGCCTTCTCGGCACGCCGGAAAACGCCGAGTGGCAGGAATTCGCCATGGTGATGAACGGCTTCGACACCAATTTCGACAACGAGAACGAAGTCTACGCGGTGAACACGGTCGCGCATGCCTACATGAAGCGGCCGATCCGGATCGTGCGGGACAGGCCGGTTCGCATTTATCTTGCCAACATCGTCGAATTCGACCCGATCAACTCGTTCCACCTGCACGGCAATTTCTTCGATTATTTCGACCAGGGAACGACCCTGGCACCGACCCTCAAGACAGTGGACCTGATCACCCAGTGCCAGGCCCAGCGCGGCATCATCGAATTTTCGTTCAAGGACCACGAGCCCGGCCTCTACATGTTCCATCCGCACCAATCGGAGTTCACCGAACTCGGCTGGTCGGGCATGTTTGATGTCGTGGAGGCGATCGCATGA
- a CDS encoding ABC transporter permease: MTHETAQPGLWARAQRTSVEQLHIRLESFIVLIVLSAVMAVLSPFFLSLSNFLNILLATSTIGVLAIAATYVIGSGGLDLSLGSVMGLSGVAGAYVAVNLGAPSPVGLATCILAGAAAGYVNGQLITRAFVPAFIVTLGMLGLARGLALVISDGRVIYGLPAVMVYVGQGRPLGIPMPVIIFVVTAIVAHCVLAYSKFGRHTMALGDSESAARAAGIRVERHRRILYTLSGALAGLAGMLFMARINSGDPTAGLNYELTAITAAIIGGTNLFGGRGSILGTMIGALIMGVLQNGLNLLAVQSYYQQMAIGAVLILAVFIDQYQVRRESRV; encoded by the coding sequence ATGACACATGAAACGGCGCAGCCCGGGCTTTGGGCGCGGGCGCAGCGAACATCGGTCGAGCAACTGCACATACGGCTGGAATCCTTCATCGTCCTGATCGTGCTCAGCGCCGTCATGGCCGTGCTGTCGCCGTTCTTCCTGTCGCTCAGCAATTTTCTGAACATCCTGCTGGCCACCTCGACGATCGGCGTGCTGGCGATCGCCGCGACCTATGTCATCGGGTCCGGCGGGCTGGACCTGTCGCTCGGCTCGGTGATGGGGCTTTCCGGCGTGGCGGGCGCCTATGTCGCCGTCAATCTCGGTGCGCCTTCGCCCGTGGGGCTTGCCACCTGCATTCTTGCCGGGGCGGCCGCCGGTTATGTCAACGGCCAGCTGATCACGCGCGCCTTCGTCCCGGCCTTCATCGTCACGCTCGGCATGCTGGGCCTTGCGCGCGGGCTTGCGCTGGTGATTTCCGACGGGCGGGTGATCTATGGCCTGCCGGCCGTGATGGTCTATGTCGGCCAGGGGCGACCGCTTGGCATTCCCATGCCGGTGATCATCTTCGTCGTCACCGCGATCGTCGCCCATTGCGTGCTCGCCTATTCGAAATTCGGCCGACACACGATGGCGCTCGGGGATTCCGAAAGTGCTGCGCGCGCCGCCGGCATCCGCGTCGAGCGCCATAGGCGTATCCTCTACACGCTTTCCGGCGCGCTCGCAGGGCTTGCCGGCATGCTGTTCATGGCGCGCATCAACTCCGGCGATCCGACGGCGGGGCTCAATTACGAACTGACGGCGATCACCGCGGCGATCATCGGCGGCACCAATCTCTTCGGCGGCCGCGGCTCCATACTCGGCACCATGATCGGCGCGCTGATCATGGGCGTGCTGCAGAACGGGCTCAACCTGCTCGCGGTGCAATCCTATTACCAGCAGATGGCGATCGGCGCGGTGCTGATCCTCGCGGTCTTCATCGACCAGTATCAGGTGCGCAGGGAGAGCCGCGTATGA
- a CDS encoding sugar ABC transporter substrate-binding protein, translating to MQPFVAKINRFTLALGVAMAFAAPAIAEDGEYGVLMKTLANPFWGAMSQGVEDGAKEAGVKYFLQAAESDQAAEPQLNLCNTMLERKPVAMITAAINSTNLLPCLKAAQDAGIKVVDLDGNLDQAVLDKEGIKITFRIGSDNVAAGAQGADYLVEKLGKDAKGPVLVIEGLSGNVTGQRRAQGFAARLKEQAPGLEVVASLPGDWDRGKAASITNDILTRNPDLVGIFAANDGMALGAVEAVYAAGKGDQVTIIGVDGNSDAVKSIKDGRLNASVAQLPYLVGKQAVENVKKAIAGESVTADIAVPTLVLTKDVLDAGKEPMLQYVK from the coding sequence ATGCAACCATTTGTCGCAAAGATAAATCGATTTACTTTGGCGTTGGGCGTTGCAATGGCCTTCGCCGCGCCTGCTATCGCCGAAGACGGCGAATACGGCGTCCTGATGAAAACGCTCGCCAATCCGTTCTGGGGCGCCATGAGCCAGGGGGTCGAGGACGGCGCCAAGGAAGCCGGCGTGAAATATTTCCTGCAAGCCGCCGAGAGCGACCAGGCAGCCGAGCCGCAGCTCAATCTCTGCAACACGATGCTGGAACGCAAGCCGGTGGCGATGATCACCGCCGCCATCAACTCGACCAACCTCCTGCCGTGCCTCAAGGCGGCGCAGGACGCCGGTATCAAGGTCGTCGATCTCGACGGCAACCTCGATCAGGCGGTGCTCGACAAGGAAGGCATCAAGATCACCTTCCGCATCGGCTCGGACAATGTCGCGGCAGGCGCGCAGGGTGCCGATTATCTCGTCGAGAAGCTCGGCAAGGATGCCAAGGGGCCGGTGCTGGTGATCGAGGGCCTGTCGGGCAACGTGACCGGGCAGAGGCGCGCGCAAGGCTTTGCTGCACGGCTGAAGGAACAGGCGCCAGGCCTCGAGGTTGTGGCCTCGCTTCCCGGTGACTGGGACCGCGGCAAGGCGGCTTCGATCACCAACGATATCCTGACCCGCAACCCGGACCTCGTCGGCATCTTCGCCGCCAATGACGGCATGGCGCTCGGCGCAGTCGAGGCGGTCTATGCCGCCGGCAAGGGCGACCAGGTGACGATCATCGGCGTCGACGGCAACTCCGATGCGGTGAAGTCGATCAAGGACGGCAGGCTCAACGCCTCGGTCGCCCAGCTTCCCTATCTCGTCGGAAAACAGGCGGTCGAGAACGTCAAGAAGGCGATCGCCGGCGAAAGCGTCACGGCGGACATCGCCGTGCCAACGCTGGTACTGACCAAGGACGTGCTCGATGCCGGCAAGGAGCCGATGCTTCAATACGTCAAGTGA